The following coding sequences lie in one Xanthomonas hyacinthi genomic window:
- the tsaB gene encoding tRNA (adenosine(37)-N6)-threonylcarbamoyltransferase complex dimerization subunit type 1 TsaB has translation MNILAFETATEALSVAVHVDGKVLERFELAPRRHAELALPWAEQLLAEAGIARSQLDAIAFGRGPGAFTGVRLAIALAQGIALALDLPVLPVSTLHALALRAPAAAPRVLAAIDARMGEIYAATFARHADGLHALTPEQVLAPDAFVLPDADAHWHGVGTGLAAIDGVLRRRLHAQLRSVDAQALPHAADVLSLALAAYARGEAVAPERAEPAYLRDNVALTLAEQQAQRAVR, from the coding sequence ATGAACATCCTCGCCTTCGAAACCGCCACAGAAGCCCTGTCCGTTGCCGTGCATGTCGATGGCAAGGTCCTGGAGCGCTTCGAACTCGCGCCGCGCCGGCATGCCGAGCTGGCGCTGCCGTGGGCCGAGCAGTTGCTGGCCGAGGCCGGCATCGCCCGCAGCCAGCTCGATGCGATCGCCTTCGGCCGCGGCCCCGGCGCGTTCACCGGCGTGCGCCTGGCGATCGCGCTGGCGCAGGGCATCGCCCTGGCGCTGGATCTGCCGGTGCTGCCGGTGTCCACCTTGCACGCGCTGGCCTTGCGCGCGCCGGCCGCTGCGCCGCGCGTGCTGGCCGCGATCGATGCGCGCATGGGCGAGATCTACGCGGCCACGTTCGCGCGCCACGCCGACGGTCTGCACGCGCTGACGCCGGAGCAGGTGCTGGCCCCGGACGCGTTCGTGCTGCCGGATGCGGATGCGCACTGGCACGGCGTCGGCACCGGCCTGGCGGCGATCGACGGCGTGCTGCGGCGGCGCCTGCACGCGCAGTTGCGCAGCGTCGATGCGCAGGCCTTGCCGCATGCCGCCGACGTGCTGAGCCTGGCGCTGGCCGCGTATGCGCGCGGCGAAGCGGTCGCGCCGGAGCGCGCCGAGCCGGCCTACCTGCGCGACAACGTGGCGCTGACCCTGGCCGAGCAGCAGGCGCAGCGGGCCGTACGATGA